ttattttttattatgtttttttaattcatattcattcaattttttcaatttaattccatatgattaacaacaaatattgtataACTATAGATAATTATACCTGAGTTAGCTATATTGTACCTTGCACATCGGTGGGGAAAATAGATAAGAGCTTTTTAAATCACAACAACATAATCCCcatgaaattgttttatttattaaatacatgtcaGATTCGGTAAAATGGTCTGCACAAACCACACTGgagcaattaggtttgaaataattgttgcttcttttttcttttattactctgttattaaatctgtaaaaatgtaaaaacaaattcCAGTTTACAGATTTCACTTCGCCGTCCATTGTACAGAcgtctgttgcattcgtatctgatCTAGCGATACacggggtgttcgaatcccaggcgagtaccaatttttctaatgaaatacgtacttaacaaatgttcacaattgacttccacggtgaacgaataacatcgtgtaataaaaatcaaacccgcaaaataatttgcgtaattactggttgtaggacctcttgtgggtccgcacgagtaggtatcaccaccccacctatttctgccgtgaagcagtaatgcatttcggtttgaaggctggggcagccgttgtaactatacctgagaccttagaacttatgtcacaaggtgggtggcgcaaatgCGCAAATGGCAGCGTaaatacgctgtagatgtctatgggctccagtataacCACTtagctccaggtgggctgtgagctcgtccacccatctaagcaataaaaaataataaaaaaataaaaaattatgtgactCCACTACACTTGTTCTGAAATAGCCCTATTTCATCCTTGTCTTGCATGTAACCGTTATTATGTGTGTGAAAGAAATAACTGCGAAGCAAAATAATAGGATTTAATTTCTTGAAGTACTGATTTGGTAAGAATAactgatttatttcaaatatttatcactatctgttaataaaaaaaatgtgtgcgtgtactagtgtacacacgtaagaagtgaaacttgtttatggccttatttttcgaaaaatgatctacatgcaactttctagaaattggttaaataaagttaaattagataaagtttaaacaaaaggattttattatcatagacatgaatacaaaaaagttaaattagataaagtttaaacaaaaggattttattatcatagacatgaatacaaaacagatggcgcgtaacggaaaaaagtgacgcgtaaccgaaaaatgtgacggtaaatttttttccaacgccgataaggaagtttcacttcaaaaattataaaacttaccaaaaatactaaatttcatgtTGTCTTCTCTTTATAAGCGTGTTTTTTACATCTTTTTACAGCGCATTTTAGGATCGTTCCACTCGACGGTCGGCGTGACACTGACGGCAAAACAGTGCTTAATATGAATCTAAGCACTGTTTTGTTTGGTTACTTTTGACGCCTTTACGCGGgatctagtggtaatatatcgatggggTCAAACTATAATTTGCAATGAGACATCTTGTTTAAATAAACatgttatttgttataaaatttattttgggtGCAGGTATAACCTGTATTCTAACTAATGCATAGCCTGTCACAACCCTGTTCACAAACAAAATCCCCTGATGAAAGAGTTGTAAAACCATAAAAGACTTTGATAAACTGTTCTGATTTTAAAGGAGAATGATAACCACCTATGAACAGATTGGAAGATATGACTTTAAACGTTAACTTTCAACAATTTCctcttaataataattagatgtATGTCCATAACATTAGTATTGGTGTGACCAGTAAATACATGTAAATggtcatttttaaataatttaaagaaattgtAGGTATCATTATTGGCCAAATATTTATCCACATCTAAACCATCAGCTGTAGATTCTGAAATGAGATTCAAATATCCTATCGCCCCTGCTGCATCAGTTGGGCCATCTATTCCATCAGTTCCAGCACTCAGTATAAATATATCAAAGTCATTCAATTGATCTTTGACTTTGTGTAGATATTTAGAAAATTCCAAAGCCAGTTGTTGATTTCTACCACCCTTACCCGTTCCTTTTACTGCTACAGTTATCTCTCCTCCAAGTATAAGACATAACGGTTTCttgttacttatttttatttcattcaaaacTTTTAAATCTGTTCCAGATATTTccagtttttttatgtttgattttaattcatCAATTTCCAAATTTTGCctcaaatatttacaaattacggTCACTAGTTTACTATATTTGTTTGCTACATCTTGTACATTTCCAGTAACTTTATTTGATAGTACTAATGGTAGGTAATTAAGTTCTATACACTGTACAACTGCAGCTTTAGTGCTTATTTTGTTTGAACCAATTATGTAATTTGATGTATTATTTGTTGGAAATACTAAATTATCTCCATTATTTTCAAGTAATGTTTGCACTGATTTAGGTAGTGCAtctattaaattgtatttttttaaaacatcaaCTGCTTTATTAGCTCCATCAGTATTCTGTACAGTAGGACCACTTGCTATAAGATCTAAAGGGTCACCAACAATATCAGAAAGGATTAGTGAGACAACTTGAGCAGGTTGTGCCTTTACTGCCAGTTGGCCTCCTTTTAAATCTGATATTACTTTCCTAACAGTATTTAATTCTTTAATATCAGCACCAGAATTAGCCAACTTCTTTACAAGTCCAATTTTTTCTTCTAAAGTTATTGGTGATTTTGGCAAAGGCAGTAATGCTGAACCACCTCCTGAAATAAGTACTAGTAATAgatcatctttgtttaattgtGTAATGAGATTCTTTATTTTCAATGCAGTGTTTTGTGCACTATTGTCAGGTAAATTATCTTTAGCTCCTTCAAAATACTCAACGTTTCttgatttgttaaatacgtCCAAACTTCCCATAGGAATGCTTATGAtaccatatttaattttagattgtaaaatattttctacTTCTCTGGACATGTTCTGTACGGCTTTGCCTGTTCCAACAAGATAAACATTTTTTCCcaataaattataagtttttccTAAAATATTTAGATGCTCATTGGTTGGATTATATTTCAATGAACTTCTAATTAAATTTTCAGGTAAAACAGCTGATACACTGCTTttgaaaatttgtattaaatcgTTTATGAATAATTTGCACATTTTTAGACTATAGATATAAAACACTATCAGTACTAAACCTTCTTATCAGTTATCGCCCATTAAAGACGGTCTAAGTACATAAACAAACTTTTTAAACTGACAAACTAAAGTTTATACTAGGGTAGGTATGTACTAAAGATGTGTAGTTCCTGAGTGagtgacataaaaaatatatatcactaACACTGACAGAATGTGTCACTAGCTCACACTAGCTCCGAATGTATCAGTAACTCAGTTCTAGCCATAGTTAGTATTTTAACTACTGTATTGTTGTACTTATTAATTCGATGGTTCTAGCTCACTAGATCACTAGCTCATTTTTCTCATGACATGTATCGTGAATTGATGAGCGAATGAAAGAAAAATGAATGAGTGAGATAAATGCATTGTGTGGCCGGCTGACGAGAACGACCGTTCACTTCACGCTAATTTCGTTTCGACGTTTGGGTTATTCAAGGAAAaatgtacattatttttataggaGCAAAGCTTAACATAACTCAcgaatttttaaaactaaatttatatttgcTTTATTCTTACATCAAAAGGTAGCCATTAATTTCCGAAGTTAATATTACGAATAATGCGatgctatataaaaaaatatacatttaaacaaGTTTCTTAATGTGTTTAGTTTTATGGTAAGCTGAATGTTGTAATTATTACAGTGTAAATAAACAATGTTGTGTATTAGTAAGTGCATATATAGGCCCTGACAGTTACAAACTGAACTGACCATTGTAGATATTCCAATACAAAGTGAGTGATATTTGTATACTGACCTAAATGGTCTAGACGAAGAAATGAATTGATTGAGGGACTAATCAATTGAATTGGATTACTGAGCTAGTGAGCTAAATGAGTGATATATCTTTATAGCGAAATTATATGTATCTATCTTTTCAGCTCAGTGATACATTTTGCGCATCACTAGTTTGTACGTCAAGACAGCAATTATCTTatcaataattaacatagataattaatgataagatttttttttttttttttttcttcaatatggCGATCAAACTTCATTCGGAAGCTTATTTTAGCCAGAGTCGAGTCAGCCAAAGGCGACATAGTAACTTCATCTTGAAATGTCAAGTTGCCATGATATTCCAGTGTAGAGGGATAGGAGCAGGGACTTTAGAAATAGGCGGTATAGGAGGAACTAGggcaatatatacatatagtaaaatatagtaatgtaaagaagaaaagatattataataaaatattatggaaGGTTAGAAAAGAAATAAGAGCTTTAGTATATTTGAAATCAACAAAGGAAAGTATAGTGTAGGAGTCACAAGGGAGAGGAGCACGAAATTTTATAAGGAATTCATAAAGTGGTTTGGATTTGTATTTGACACATTCAAATAATGTATGTTCGATGTTTCCATTGGTATTGCAATGTTCACAAGCATCTGAGTCAACGACACCAATTCTCGATAAATGACTGGGTAAACTACAATGGCCAAATCTTAATCTCGATATGGTAGATGTTACTTTTTTTGGGAAATTAAACTTAGAAAACCaaggttttaaattaattttgatatgaAGACGACGATATCGTCCACCTTTTGATAAACAAGACTTTTCCCACTCGGAGTTCCAATCTTTTAAAAGATACTCCCGAGGCTTTTCTAGTAGGTCTTGAGTATACACTTTGTCAATATATGTATTACCCTGCCTTGCGGCCATAGCAGCTAAATAATCTACCAATTCATTTCCTTGGATGCCCGAATGGCCAGGAATCCATGCTAATGTGACTCGTAAATTTGAATCATGACattcttttaatttaagttttaccTCAAGAGAAAGCGGACAAGGAGGTTTCTTTTTAAATGGATTTGATAAAAGAGACTGAAGAAAGCTCAATgaatcagaaaatatatatgaattctctattttattgcaaattatatatttgaCACATTCAAGGACAGCCATGCCTTCTCCAACAAAGTTTGAAGAAAGATGTGGATATTTATAAAGACGAAAATGACCTGACGAGAGTCTTAAGAAAGCAGCTCCTACGCTTTTTTCATCCGAGGAAACGGATTTAGACGCGTCAGTATAGAAATCCTCCGATTTAGGTTCTAAGTTTTTAATAAAGGAGGCTAATTTTGAGTTTGCCGAGCTTGATCCTTTTTGGATATCTATTGATAACTTGATATCGGGTACAAACATTAAAGTCTCGTAATCATATGAAAAAGTTGAGTGGCATTGAAATTTATGAATTGAACAACATAGTTCTAAAAATCTTC
The sequence above is drawn from the Bombyx mori chromosome 26, ASM3026992v2 genome and encodes:
- the LOC101741390 gene encoding glycerate kinase; its protein translation is MCKLFINDLIQIFKSSVSAVLPENLIRSSLKYNPTNEHLNILGKTYNLLGKNVYLVGTGKAVQNMSREVENILQSKIKYGIISIPMGSLDVFNKSRNVEYFEGAKDNLPDNSAQNTALKIKNLITQLNKDDLLLVLISGGGSALLPLPKSPITLEEKIGLVKKLANSGADIKELNTVRKVISDLKGGQLAVKAQPAQVVSLILSDIVGDPLDLIASGPTVQNTDGANKAVDVLKKYNLIDALPKSVQTLLENNGDNLVFPTNNTSNYIIGSNKISTKAAVVQCIELNYLPLVLSNKVTGNVQDVANKYSKLVTVICKYLRQNLEIDELKSNIKKLEISGTDLKVLNEIKISNKKPLCLILGGEITVAVKGTGKGGRNQQLALEFSKYLHKVKDQLNDFDIFILSAGTDGIDGPTDAAGAIGYLNLISESTADGLDVDKYLANNDTYNFFKLFKNDHLHVFTGHTNTNVMDIHLIIIKRKLLKVNV